gaaaaaaggaaagaaaggcacaagagggaatgaaagcagaaagggaaaggaatgggAGCGCGGGGACACGGTGCACCcaggggacacggggacggcACGCACCCCAGCACGGCCCCATGGGTCTGAACCACGGAGGGGTTCCGGGACTCGAAGCAGAAATTGGTGCTTTCTGAGCCTTTTTTTTGtcgttttgttttttgctttctcgTTCCAGGCGGCGCCGGGGCTGTTGGTCGGGGTGTGAAATCCCTTGAAATCGCGTTGTTCCTGAAGAGAGCGGGCGCTGAGTCAGCCCGGCCCCGAGCTGCTGTGGGGTTGGGGCacggcggggccgggctggaGGGCGAAGCTCGGAGCGGGGTGGGAGCAGCTGCAAGCAGGGAAAGAAGCGGGGGTGGATGGAGAGAATCCTGcgagctgcagcccagggatGAGCAGGAACCCCCGGGAGGGGAAGGTGGGAGAAGCTGCAGCTCGTTCCCTCTGAAGTTTCCCCAGCTATTGCCGTCTATTTACTCGGCTTTTCCATGTGCAAACCCGGGGCCGCGCACCAAACAATCTCCGATCTCCCCGGGAGCAGCGAATGAAGCTCGTGGGTGGGCaaggggatggggggggggggtctgcGGGGAAATGGAGATGAACGCGGGGAGCTCCCACCCCGCTGCGCTCCCCGGGCACAGGGGACACCCAGCACCCACCCAGAGCTCCGTTCCATGGGGAAATCCTCCTCCTGCCACCACCGGCATCGCCTCCATCACAGGGATGGGATCCGTCCTGGTCCGGCCCATGGGACCCATCCCGGTCCGGCCCATGGGACCCGTCCTGGTCCGGCCCATGGGACCCATCCTGGTCCGGCCCATGGGACCCATCCCGGTCTGGT
This DNA window, taken from Numida meleagris isolate 19003 breed g44 Domestic line unplaced genomic scaffold, NumMel1.0 unplaced_Scaffold566, whole genome shotgun sequence, encodes the following:
- the LOC110391862 gene encoding protein argonaute 3-like, whose translation is MDQTGMGPMDQTGMGPMGRTGMGPMGRTGMGPMGRTGMGPMGRTRMGPMGRTRMGPMDQTGMGPMGRTRMGPMGRTRTGPMGRTGMGPMGRTRTDPIPVMEAMPVVAGGGFPHGTELWEQRDFKGFHTPTNSPGAAWNEKAKNKTTKKRLRKHQFLLRVPEPLRGSDPWGRAGIRG